A portion of the Blautia hansenii DSM 20583 genome contains these proteins:
- a CDS encoding phosphoribosyltransferase: protein MEKRMFKVYAKNDEKIQLKVIPGHFVTSQSHITHYMDMTTMKTRCAEAGRIAAVLAQRYEATTPVDSIICLDGLEVVGAFLAEELAQAGVLSMNAHKTIYIVTPEFHQNGQILFRDNIQHMIRNRNVVILMGSITTGVTLHQCMESVLYYGGKIQGVSAIFSAVNKVAGIEINAVFHKQDIPNYESYHAQNCPMCKKQEKIDAIVNGYGYSKL, encoded by the coding sequence ATGGAAAAAAGGATGTTTAAGGTGTACGCAAAGAACGATGAAAAAATTCAGCTTAAAGTCATTCCCGGACATTTTGTGACTTCTCAGTCTCATATTACACATTATATGGATATGACGACCATGAAGACAAGATGTGCGGAAGCCGGCAGAATTGCAGCGGTGCTGGCACAGAGATATGAAGCTACAACACCGGTAGACTCTATTATCTGTTTGGACGGGCTTGAAGTTGTAGGGGCATTTTTGGCAGAGGAGCTGGCACAGGCAGGGGTGCTTTCTATGAATGCACATAAAACTATTTATATTGTAACGCCTGAGTTTCACCAGAACGGACAAATCCTGTTTCGAGACAATATTCAGCACATGATAAGAAATAGAAATGTAGTTATTTTGATGGGCTCAATTACCACAGGAGTAACCCTCCATCAGTGCATGGAAAGCGTGTTGTATTACGGCGGAAAAATTCAAGGAGTATCGGCTATTTTCAGTGCAGTGAATAAAGTGGCAGGCATTGAGATTAACGCAGTTTTCCACAAACAGGATATTCCCAATTACGAGTCCTATCATGCACAGAATTGTCCGATGTGCAAAAAACAGGAAAAAATTGACGCCATTGTAAACGGATATGGGTATTCTAAATTGTAA
- a CDS encoding bacterial Ig-like domain-containing protein: MKKKFLCLLSVFTLGFSMTPNVYAATVDTAQEEREVSTPSRIEAKFTTLNNRLPVGISQDKLKNLLSIKFYDEKGNSLDMGEVQYEISPFDTSKKGEQKVTVSSCGLTTEFTVNLLPSKVVILPTFPAQGAPEDVFVIPVNGHTAWPLKELLVNADNPSEIIFGLGAGLVSLLEFFPNLDVSTAGFHEYTAPYYIEYLGLETTVNAKICIGDLSQLEKGEWVYTNGKWWYKHGDGSYTTNGWEYIDGYWYFFDDYGYMKTGWTWVNGSCYYLYSDGHMASNETIDGYYVNSSGVWIPNEWVYTSGKWWYKHGDGSYTTNGWEYIDGYWYFFDDYGYMKTGWTWVNGSCYYLYSDGHMASNETIDGYYVNSSGVWIPNEWVYTSGKWWYKHGDGSYTTNGWEYIDGYWYFFDASGYMKTGWTWVNGSCYYLYSDGHMASNETIDGYYVNSSGVWIP, from the coding sequence ATGAAAAAGAAATTTTTATGTCTATTGTCAGTGTTCACATTAGGTTTTTCCATGACTCCCAATGTTTATGCTGCAACTGTGGATACTGCACAGGAGGAAAGAGAGGTCTCCACACCATCCAGAATTGAGGCAAAATTTACTACCTTAAACAACAGATTACCTGTGGGAATTTCTCAGGACAAATTAAAAAACCTGTTAAGTATTAAATTTTATGATGAAAAAGGAAATTCTCTGGACATGGGAGAAGTACAATATGAAATCTCTCCATTTGATACCAGCAAAAAAGGAGAACAAAAGGTAACTGTATCAAGCTGTGGACTTACAACAGAATTTACAGTAAATCTCCTACCTTCTAAAGTAGTTATACTTCCAACCTTCCCTGCGCAGGGCGCTCCGGAAGACGTATTTGTTATACCTGTAAACGGACACACAGCTTGGCCGTTAAAAGAATTATTAGTAAATGCAGATAATCCATCTGAGATAATATTCGGACTGGGCGCCGGACTGGTTTCACTTTTAGAGTTTTTCCCAAATCTTGATGTATCAACAGCAGGATTTCATGAATATACTGCTCCTTACTATATTGAATACTTAGGATTAGAGACCACCGTCAATGCCAAAATATGTATCGGTGATTTATCCCAATTAGAAAAAGGTGAATGGGTTTACACAAACGGTAAATGGTGGTACAAGCATGGTGACGGCTCTTACACTACAAACGGTTGGGAATACATTGACGGGTACTGGTATTTCTTTGATGACTACGGTTATATGAAAACAGGTTGGACTTGGGTGAATGGTTCTTGCTATTATTTATACAGCGACGGACACATGGCTTCCAATGAAACCATTGACGGCTACTATGTAAATTCCTCCGGCGTTTGGATACCAAACGAATGGGTTTACACAAGCGGTAAATGGTGGTACAAGCACGGTGACGGCTCTTACACTACAAACGGTTGGGAATACATTGACGGGTACTGGTATTTCTTTGATGACTACGGTTATATGAAAACTGGTTGGACTTGGGTGAATGGTTCTTGCTATTATTTATACAGCGACGGACACATGGCTTCCAATGAAACCATTGACGGCTACTATGTAAATTCCTCCGGCGTTTGGATACCAAACGAATGGGTTTACACAAGCGGTAAATGGTGGTACAAGCACGGCGACGGTTCTTATACCACAAATGGATGGGAATACATTGACGGTTACTGGTATTTCTTTGATGCCAGCGGTTATATGAAAACTGGTTGGACTTGGGTAAACGGCTCTTGCTATTATTTATACAGCGACGGGCACATGGCTTCCAATGAAACCATTGATGGTTACTATGTAAATTCCTCCGGTGTTTGGATACCTTAA
- a CDS encoding DUF4178 domain-containing protein: MEEALKFRKGDRIKIEGELYQVLGGIELVNRSDGARWTEYYVQNLQNGKERWLSVDEIYDEYAIYTSCDSKGFSEEELDAKGWKNADSGVEEVLDWFGNVDAEQGEKASYTEYEDNTGEYLMSVEHWDGETEYAKGYYLDKDEIEVFGDLQQIENPQFRVDYNNCQPRQPQTMQKRKGRNKKIIAVVVIAVLAWGIWAITKSASKKEIRNYLEDSPFYSYETSITSDLNEEEKADVYSTDYSIETAAKEIITAIDGKTEDVQENTEDESVAILTEHEYCLVYESEEGKTMVQASSRAYVYQSTNDPYHARTTTSRHYHSFYYFRGYSRDASRYNNRASGYQNYDGTAPEYNYSDTYRSYSNTVRQGSTGTRTSSGGGIGFGK, translated from the coding sequence ATGGAAGAAGCGTTGAAATTCAGAAAAGGCGACCGTATTAAAATCGAAGGAGAGCTTTATCAGGTTTTAGGTGGCATTGAACTGGTAAACCGCAGTGACGGAGCTCGTTGGACAGAATATTATGTGCAAAATCTTCAAAACGGAAAAGAACGCTGGTTAAGCGTAGATGAAATCTATGATGAATATGCAATTTATACCTCATGCGACAGTAAGGGATTTTCAGAGGAAGAGCTAGATGCAAAGGGTTGGAAAAATGCAGACTCCGGTGTAGAAGAAGTGCTGGACTGGTTCGGCAATGTGGATGCAGAACAGGGTGAGAAAGCTTCTTATACAGAATATGAAGATAATACAGGGGAATACCTGATGTCTGTGGAACACTGGGACGGTGAAACGGAGTACGCAAAGGGTTATTATCTGGATAAAGATGAGATTGAAGTTTTCGGTGATTTGCAGCAGATAGAAAATCCTCAGTTTCGTGTGGATTATAATAACTGTCAGCCAAGACAGCCGCAAACCATGCAAAAGAGAAAAGGAAGGAATAAGAAAATCATTGCAGTAGTTGTAATAGCAGTGCTGGCGTGGGGAATATGGGCAATAACGAAAAGCGCATCGAAAAAGGAAATCCGAAATTATTTGGAAGACTCCCCGTTTTATTCTTATGAAACCTCCATTACATCAGATTTAAACGAGGAGGAGAAAGCAGATGTGTACAGCACAGATTATTCCATAGAAACGGCTGCAAAGGAGATTATTACGGCGATTGATGGGAAAACGGAGGATGTGCAGGAAAATACCGAAGACGAAAGCGTGGCGATTTTGACAGAGCATGAGTATTGTCTGGTGTATGAGAGTGAAGAAGGGAAGACTATGGTGCAGGCAAGCAGCAGAGCTTATGTATATCAAAGCACCAATGATCCTTATCATGCCAGAACCACAACATCAAGGCATTATCATAGTTTCTACTATTTCAGAGGATATTCAAGAGACGCTTCCAGATATAATAATCGAGCAAGCGGCTATCAGAATTATGACGGAACAGCGCCGGAATATAATTATTCCGATACCTATCGGAGTTATTCCAACACAGTGCGTCAGGGAAGCACAGGTACACGAACTTCTTCCGGAGGCGGAATTGGTTTTGGAAAATAA